The genomic DNA GAAGATCTTTAAAGGAAATTCGGAATCCGATTCCTGATTCCCATCAGATGTACAGCGAAAGAAAAATATGGCATCGCTCAAACAGCAGGTTATCGACTATTTATCGCGAGCGAATTATCAGCCTTCAACACTGAAATCGGTTGCTAAAAAACTGGCACTTAAGAAGAAGGATCGTCATAAACTCGATCAGACGATCCAGGAACTGATCGATGGCGGGAAGGTCCAGCAGGGAGAAACCGGCTTACTGCATGTTGTCGACCGGACACATCAGCTGATCGGGATCTTCCGCAAAGTGACCAGCGGTAATGGCTATGTCATTTTGCATGAGCCTAAACCATCAGACATTACCGAAGATATTTTCATTGAACAACGTGATACAGGTGATGCACAAACGGGCGATGAAGTCGCTGTCGCGCTGAATAATCGCAGAAAATCGGGCAATCAGCGATGTGGTCGGATTGCAGAAGTGATTAAGCGAGCCCGAAATCGCTTTGTGGGCGTTTACTTCGAAGAAGAAGGCCAAGGCTACGTCTTCATCGATGGCAAGAATTACGAAGAGGCGATCTGGGTCGGAGACCCCGGAGCCAAGGGAGTCCGGCCGGATGATAAGGTCGTGATCGAGATGGTTCGCTTTCCGAATCATTACGATGTCGGCGAGGCAGTTCTTGTCGAAGTTCTGGGAGATCGGAATCAGCCTGGCGTCGACACTCTGACCGTGATTCACGAGTATGGTCTACCGACGGAATTCTCTGAAGAAGCTCTCGAACAGGCTACTCAACAGACGGAACAATTTGACGAAAAGAATCTCGAAGGACGTCTCGATCTGACTCTCGATCCGGTTGTGACTATTGATCCCATTTCTGCTCGGGACTTCGATGATGCCATCTCACTTGTGAAAACTGACAACGGTCATTTTCATCTGGGTGTGCATATTGCCGATGTCTCTCACTTTGTGACTCCGAATTCTCCACTGGATCGTGAGGCTTACAAGCGGGCAACCAGTGTGTATTTGCCGACGAAAGTGATTCCTATGCTGCCGGAAGTCCTCTCGAATGGACTGGCCAGTTTGCAGCAGGATCGAGTCCGATTTGTGAAGTCGGCTTTCATTGAGTTCAATGCAGAAGGAATTCCGGTTGATACACGGTTCGCCAATTCTGTGATCAAAGTTAAGAAGCGTTTTGCCTATGAGGATGTCTCTGCGTTTCTAAAGAATCCAGAGAAATATCGTGGTCAGTACGGTGAGACAATTACCGATCTGCTACTCAACATGCAGGATCTGGCTCGGAAGCTGCGAAAGCGTCGGTTCGATTCGGGTGCACTCGAGTTGAGTATGCCGGAGATCAAGCTCTCGTTTGATGCGGATGGAAAAGTCACAGGAGCATTTGAAGCTGATCATGATGAGAGTCATCAGATTATTGAAGAGTTCATGCTGGCTGCAAATATTGCTGTGGCAACTTCGCTGAATGACCGTGGCGTCAGTTTTCTACGACGGACGCATGGCGATCCTTCGGCCGAGAAGATGAAGGCGTTCAGTGAGTTTGTGGAGTCACTGGGGCTCTCGTTAACGCGATCGCAGAGCCGACATGATATCCAGGAGTTACTCGATGCAACTGCTGGCACGCCTTTACAGAAGGCTGTGCACTTTGCTTTTCTGCGCAGTCTACAGCAAGCGGAATACTCTCCTGAAGAAGTCGGCCATTATGCTTTGGCGGCTGAGCAGTATTGCCATTTCACCAGTCCGATTCGTCGCTATCCAGATTTGACGATCCATCGAATTGTCGATCGATTACTCATTCGCGGAGAAAAATACAAAGGGGAGAATCCCGAGTTTCTGAATAAAGTTGGCATCCACTGCAGTGATATGTCCCGACGAGCAGAACGAGCAGAGCGGGAGTTGACGAAGCTGAAGTTACTGGAATACATCGAACAGTTTGTTGGCCAGGAATTTGATGCCGTCGTGACTGGGGTGGAGCGATTTGGGATCTTCTGCCAATGTCTGGAAGTCCCAGCCGAGGGGATGGTGCATATCAGCTCATTGTCGGACGTCGACCAGTTCTATTTTGATCGCGATTTGAAATGCCTCATCGGCAAACGGACAGACATTCGTATTCGATTGGGAATGACCGTACGCGTCAAAATTACGCATGTCGATGTCGATCGCCGCGAACTGGACATGATGCTCATCAAAGTGATTGAAGAGAAATCTCCAAGAAAACGCAGCTCAGCCAAAAAACGCCCGAATAAAAAGACGGTTCCTAAGAAAAAACCGAATCCTAAAAAACGACGTCGATAAATAGTACCGCGGTTCAATGGAGCCTGGCTCTTATTTTGTCAGGTCATAACAGAGCAAAAGATCCTGATCTCTCAGGAAGAGTTTGCCATCGACAACAACAGGCCGCGCCCAAGCCATTTTGGAACTGCGTTCCGGCTGATCGAACTGGCTGATTTGTTTGAATTCCTGTGAATTGCATTCGATCAGATACATCGGACCATTTTCACTGCGAAAATAGAGATTGCCATCCGCAAAAGTAATAGCTCCTTTGCCGTTTCCAGAGAGGCGATCCTGCCAGGTGATGGCTCCGGTTTGAGCATTAAGGCAGGTCAGAATGTTATCGTTGGCTCCATAGATGAAACCATCGACTTCGACCATTCCGCCATGATGGTTTTTCATTTTTTCGGTTTTGTAAACCAATCGGGGACGCGGAGAGTTGTCACCCAAATCAAGCAAAGCCCCCCCTGTCCCGTATCCAGAAGCATAAAACACCTTGTTTCCGAGATCGATTGGAGAACTGCAATTTGCGGTGCCATTGGAAGCATTGTCATCGCCCCAGAGTGCTCGTCCGGTTTGTGCATCGACTCCAAACAAACCGTTGTGGCAAAAGTTGATGTATTGGGGCTTGCCATTGATGGTTGCTTTGATTGCTGAGGCATAACCCGTTTTTGGATTGCCAGGGATTGCTGCCTGCCAGAAGACATCTCCCGATCGTTTATTGAGTGCAACCATCGTCGCTCGGTCACCTCCAGGAGTGACAATGACTTTATCACCGTCAATCAGTGGTGATTCTGAAATCCCCCACACGATATTGGATGCTGAAAATCGATCCAGAATATTCACAGTCCACATCAGGTTTCCCCGCTCGGAGATACAACTCAGGTCTCCGGAGGCCCCTAAAGTGTAGAGTGTTCCATTATCAAATGTGGGAGTGCTGCGAGGACCGTTTCCCTGCCCATCCTGAAAGATCTCCCCCTGCCTTACCGACCAGAGTTCCTGACCGGTATTTGCATCTAATGAGATGATCGCTTCCTGACCTGCACGCGTTCCCATCGTGAAAATTTTGCCGTTGCCCAGACTGACTGCTGAGTACCCTTCACCCAGATTCCGTGCCGTCCATAGAAGTTTTGGACCATTTTGAGGCCAGGATTTCAGCAATCCGGTTTCTGGAGAACGGTTCTTACGATCCGGTCCAAGAAATTGAGTCCACTGGGACTCCGCTGTTTTTTCCGTTGAATTGTTGGTCATCTCCGTTTTCGAACTGGAGGACCCCGCAGATGTGTCAGTAGAAAGAGTTGCGGCATCGATTTTATAGAGTCGTTGAGCCTGCCCAGTGGAGGAGGTGAAAACAGTGACCAGATCGCCAACGATGATATCTGTAACACTTCCGGGACGCCGATTGACCGTGACTTTAAAATTCCGATCAGAAATATCAAAAGTTTGTTCGCTCTTATCGATTGTTGATAGAATTGAAATTCGTGTATTGTTGCCAGAGATCTTTGTGACCCGACCTGTAAATGTCTTCGCTTCAACGAAACTGACACCCAGGAACAATAGAGCAAACGTCAGGGTGAAGAAACCACGAAGCATGGCAGGATCCTTATTGGTAGATTCCATTGGTATTCAACGAAAAGACGTGAGAGATTGCGAATGCATGATCTTAAGAACATCATCACTGAATTTACTATTGCGAAATCACGATAAGATTACAATAGCTTTCAAATAACGGAACGAACTCCTTTACCTAAACGCCGCATTGTAAAGATTGTCTCAAAAATGAATGAATTGATCAAAAAAAAATTCTCTGATCTGGGTTTGACGCTTCCACCGGCTCCTGAAGCTGTTGGTTCCTATACTCCGGTTCTAAAAACGGGTTCGCTCGTTGTGACGAGTGGCCAATTGCCAACCATAGGCAAAGAGTTGGCTTTTCGGGGTAAAGTTGGACACGATTTAACCCGTGATGATGGCCGCAGTGCCGCTGAGGTCGCCTGCTTGAATGCTTTAGCTCAAATCAACAAGGTGATAGGGGGCTTGGAAAACGTAAAGCAAATTGTAAGGCTCGAAGGATTTGTACAATCGACAGATGATTTTACGGATCAGCCCTATGTCATGAACGGAGCCTCAGATTTATTATTGAAATTGTTTGGAGATGCTGGTCTGCATACTCGGTTCGCAATTGGCTGCAACGCCTTGCCACTGAATGCAGCCGTTGAACTTGCACTTTGGGTTGAAGTTTAAGACCAAATCAACCAACTGGCAATTGGCGCAATCCCCATTAGCGCACGAACAAACACCGCATATCGAGAAAAGTCGAATACGGTGTTTCTCTGTACGAGCTGATACTGCGACGAAGAAGCCTACTTCTTATGTCGAATTTTCGCGCGCATACGTCTTTTTTTACGACCGATTTTTCGACGTCCTTTACCTGTCTTCTTCGTACCCATGCAGTAAATACCCTCTCTGGAATGTTTTATAGTAGTGAGTCTTTGACGAAAATAATTGCCTGACACAAAGTTATCAAACCGTGCAGGAATATGCAAACAGGATGATCCGAAGCTGGATTTCATCCGTTTAAGGAATCATCGCTTAGAAGGAGAAGTCTGCAAATTAAGAAAAACTGCGGACAGAACTTCATATGTGAACTTGCGACACGTAAAAGATCGTATACCATGGAGATGCAGAATTTTCATTCTGTTTAGTGGAATTGACTTCCCTTCTCCCCACTACTCATTCATCAATTTCTGGTGATTCATAAATTTTTCTCGGTATCTCCATAATGAATTCTACTTCAAATGCTAGACAGAACGAAGGGATTTCCAGTCCTCAAACTGTGTTTATCATTGATGACAACACAGATGTGCGGGAATCGCTGTCATTTCTTCTAAGATCGGTTCAGTTGAATGTCGAGACCTTCTCGTCGGGACCAGAGTTTCTGAATTCGATAGATCCTCGCACTGATTGCTGTGCTATTATCGACATTTTAATGCCGACAATGTCTGGTACAGAGTTGTTAAGGGAGCTAAAGAAGAAAAAAATCTTCTTTCCAGTCATCATGCTCACGGCCCATGCTGATGTGCCGGTTGCAGTCGAGTCGATGCGTTTGGGAGCTTATCATTTTCTGCAGAAGAATTGTTTGGAGCAGGAGTTGATAGACTGTGTACAGAATGCATTGAGATTCAGTCGTTCGGTTCATCACGATTGCCGCAATGAAATAGAAATGCATAAGCTTCTGGAAAGTTTATCGAATCGAGAAAAGCAGGTGATGGATCTTGTTGTTGAAGGGCAAACCAGTCGACAGGTTGCTGAAAACCTCGGGATTGCTGTAAAGACCGTCGATGCTCATCGTGCCAACATGATGAAAAAGCTTAATGTCAACAATGTTGCTGAGTTGATTCATAAGGTTATTATGTACCGCCCAGATGAAGATTCTTCGGAATCCTGAGGCCTGCGTATCTCAATCGGGCATCTGTTGTGCTATTTTTATGGTTGTGTGGCAGATGTTTGGCTGGAAATTGAGCAGGCAAACGGTCTCAAAACTACTCAAGTAAACTACAAATTGCGATGGGTGTGAGATAACCTGATAATTGAATGCGTCTTATTCTTGATGTCGCTTGGATTCGCACTTCTGTTTTTCTTTTGGAGACCAGCGGATCGATCCAATTCAAGATGCAGACTAAAAAATCTCAATATTAGACGAAAGTGCCTGCTCTTTTGTCGAATGCATGAATCATTAAACCGAAATCTAAGCTGGAATGCAGCACTGGAAAATGGTTCCCATTAAATTAAAGCCTCGAGTTGTGTGCCACTGGCACCCTACTATTTAGTTGAAACGGGACACTATACCGCGTTCCAAATGAAAACCGGAGAATTTCAACGATTTTTTAGAACACTGGTTATCACCAGATGAATACCGGAAAATAATCAAACGCGGATGGCGGGGCGCTCTCGAAGAGAAGCCCCCGAATCGTTGAACTTCCGGGGGCCTCCGCCACCCCGGAGGTTGTGTTCAAGATGTTACAGGAAATCCGGTTTCCAATTGGAACAGGGTTTAGTGCGTCTTCCGTACTGATAAATTGGGTTAATGATTTTATACAGCACGAGGATGGAGTGCGTTTCAGTTTTTAGCGCCCCAAATAGAACCCTGACAGGGTACCAGGAAGTGTTTGAAATGACGGATCGCATCAGTTGGCATGGTACTTTTGTCACGAACACGTTCGCCGAGGCATTTTCGGTCACCGGTACCAGGGTCATAATTACCGCTGCAACAGAAAACTGGACGAGAATTGTTGCAAGCGAAGTCACCGGTTATGGCACAAGTGTAATTGCCTGTGATGCAGAAGCAGGGGTCGATAGATATCTGACTCCTGAACAAACTCCCGACGGACGTCCTGGTGTTGCGGTGATGTTTTTCGCATTCAATTTGGAATCACTGGCCAAAGCCGTCGTCAAACGAATTGGACAATGCGTTCTGACTTGCCCGACGACAGCCGTTTACGACGGTGTTGATGAGCCGATGGACGCTGAGAAACGGATCGATCTGGGGAAACAACTTCGCTACTTTGGAGATGGTTTTCAGGCATCCAAAGTGATTGGAGAGCGTCGTTACTGGCGAATTCCAGTTATGGATGGGGAATTTCTCTGCGAAGAACAAATTGGTTCATTTCGCGGAGTGGCTGGAGGAAATCTGTTGATTGGCGGAGAGAATCAACTCTCTGCATTGCAGGCTGCAGAGCAAGCTGTTCAAGCGATGCGGAATTGTCCGCAGGTGATTATGCCCTTCCCCGGTGGTATTGTCCGTAGTGGAAGTAAGGTGGGTTCTCGGTATCAGGCTCTCAGAGCCAGTACGAATGATGCTTACTGCCCGACTTTAAAACCTCGCACCAAAACAGATCTGTTGCCTGAGACATCGGCGGTTTATGAGATCGTTATTGATGGCCGGTCGGCTGAGCATGTGGGAGAGGCGATGCGAGCGGGGCTTGCGACACTGGCTGATTTATCAGGTGTCACTGAAGTCTCTGCAGGAAATTATGGTGGAAAACTGGGGAAGCATCATTTCCATCTGCGTGAGATACTCGATAAGTTTAGTTGATATCATCAAATTTATTAGTCTGTGATCTCTTAAGAGAAAATATAATCATCTTCAAGATTCCCCTGCCAACCCGACCATTCTCGCCTGAGCCAGCACCTATATGAGCATCTCTGAATCCAAGATCACCCCAAAAAACGGTCCATTCCTACTCAATTCGTCGCAGGGTGAAATTCTTATCATCGCAATATTGATTGCGTTAAATGCGGGACTATTATTGGCTCGTCTGGGATCATCGTCAGCCTTGGGAAGTGCGAATGATCGTTCCCGCTGGTGTACTGTCTGGTCGATTTCTGCTCGGGGGACTTTCCAGATTGATGAAATTATTCAGCGTTCCGGTTGGGATTCGATCGATAAAGTGAGGCACGAAGGTCATTTTTATTCAACGAAGCCGCCATTGTATCCGACGATGCTTGCTGGTCTCTATCGGCTGATCAATCAAGTGACTGGCTGGAGTTTAATCACGGAAACGGAAACGGTTTCCCGATTGATTCTATTGCTGGCAAATTTGATTCCCTTCTGGATCGCTTTGTTTGTCTTCTGGAAACTCCTGCTGCTCTATGAATTTCCTGCGGAAGTTCGAGTGATCATACTTGCAATGCTGGCCTTTGCGACTCCGTTTTTGCCTTATCTGACCGTACTCAATAATCACACGATCGCAGTTGTGACTCTCATTTTTGCGATCTATCCTGCCGCACGAATTCAAAAAGCCCACGCAACTCATGAATTGCTTTCAAGCCGCAAACTCGCCCTGCTTTATATGAATGCTGGTTTTTTCGCAGCTTTCACATGCTGTAATGAACTTCCTGCTGGCTTATTTGGAATTGCGATTTTTCTTGTTCTCTGCAAGGTGGATTGTAAGCGAACCTGGATGTGGTTTGTGCCCGCTGCGCTGGTTCCGCTGATCGCTTTTTTCGTAACCAACATCATTGTGACTGGCGGTTGGAAACCGTTTTATCTGTATTACGGCACTGAAAAATATGTCTACGAGCATCTGGGAATCCCGAGTTACTGGGCTGAACCTCGCGGAGTTGATCGCGCACGAGATACTGTACCACAATATCTATTTCACTGTCTGGTCGGACATCACGGCATCTTTTCACTCACGCCCATATTCTTACTGGCAATTCCCGGTTTCATTCGAGGGCTTCGTTCAAAAATCAGCTGGCAACGTATTTGGCATCTGATTGGTTTACTCCTCACTCTGGCGATTCTGGCTTTCTACTGGAAACGGACTGAGAATTACAATTATGGTGGCGTGAGTGTCGCTTTGCGGTGGACACTATGGTTGACACCTTTCTGGATGCTGGCGATTGCTGAGACTATGCGATGTTGCTCCATACGAAAATGGATAGCAATTTGCCTGCTGATCCTCACCCTGCCTTCCATGTACACTGCCTGGGGGCCGTGGAATACACCATGGCAACAACCCTGGTTGTTCAATGCAATGTCATCTCAAGGCTGGATTGATTACTCCGATCCCCCTCCGAAGCTCGAAAAACCAGCCCATAGTTGGTTAATCACTTTGCCTCAGTCAACTGAGGTTGATAAAGATTACTGGGTCGAGTTTATCACAGGGGAAAGCACATTACTGCGCATTGCCGATGCCGGCCCATCAGAATTTGAAGGTCAGCCAGCTCGAAAAATGACTATCGTGGAGCGAGATCATAATGATCAGCCTTTGAGGTCGCGAGAGTTGACTGTCAATACGCAAAGGGTTTTAGCTGGGAAAGATCCAGATCAGTTTTTGCTGGATTGGACGGACTCCAAAGCGAATACGACCAGAAATGATCAGGTCGTCTTTCTGAGGGGAATTCCTACATCGCGAACTTATCATCGAAATTTTGATCGTTACGTTTTCATTCCCGTTCGAGACGATGCGTTTCGATGTTTGCGACTCGCGGCTAATGTGTGGGATCCCCAGGCGATCCCTGAGAAATCTCGAATTGAGCGAGTTGATTTGTGGCTCTCTGAAGAAATTCCGTTTGGATTGGCGAAGATGCTGCAATCGGTTTCTACCAGCCCTGGCCGGGATTTAGTTTCACGAAAGAGCTGGCGAGCAGTAAAATTTAATGTTGTGGAATCCACACAGTAGTCTGACAGGGGATGGATCATGAAATGGCTGATGGCGCTCTCGATCACTTTCTTTCTCAATTCTTCAGCCTGGGCCGTTGAGCCTCCTCTCGTCGAAAAATATCTACTCTCTGGGGACCTTTCCAATGGAGAGCTTGTTCTCGAAGCGGCATTGGTCGATGCACCTGATAACGATCAGGTTCGCTTTGGACTGGGAGTGATCCGCCTGGTTCGCGGTGTCGAACGACTTGGTCAATCGTTAACATTTTACGGCGTGAAAACAACGCGAGTACCAGTATTGAGGTTACCTGTCCCCAGGAATCCCAATCCTGCAGTGATTACCTACACCGCTTTCCGTCGAATGCTCGACGACTTTTATAACGATCTTGAGTCTGTCGAAGAGACACTGTCTGCAATAACGGATGACAATGTTCAACTTCCATTGCATCTGAATAAAATCCATCTGGACCTGGATGGTAATGGGAAAGCCAATGAAGAATTCGGAGTGATTCTGAAATCCGTCGTCAGGCAGGATTTTGAATTTCTGAAAGAAAATCCCGATTTTGAAGTGCACTTCGACCGCGGAGATGTCGCCTGGTTACGGGCGTATTGTCATCTCGTGATGTCGATGCTCGATATGATGCTCGTGATGGATACTGAGGAATCTTTCAATATTACTGCTCACGATTGGTTTGAGAAGCCCGAACACAGATATGAAGGGACGCGGCAGGAGCAGTGGAAGAAACTAAGAGAAGTCAATAATGCGATTTATGTCAAAGAACCTTTACGCTTCAATCGTTTTCGCCTGCATCTGATTGCGGTGACGGAACTCAACCATGAAACCTGGAAACATATCCGACTGGAAGAAGATGATCAGTTGGAATGGCTGCCTAATCCTTCACAAAAGGGAGTGCTAGGACTCCCCGTTCGCGAGGAAATGATTGATGCGTGGCTGGCGATGATGGACGAGTTCAAGCGACTACTGGAAGGACAGAAAACCTTTCCGCGAATATTTGACATGCAAAAAAACGGCAAAGGTTTGAACTTCAAAATTATGCTGACTGATCCACCTGAAAAAATCGATTACGACAGTTCTCCTGACGAATGGCCAGACAAGTATTTTACAGATGATCCCGACGTGGACCTGCAGTTGCTTTTTCGTGTTTTTGGAATGTTCAGCAATCCGGCAGCCGTTGGATATTCGATCTGGTTCAACTAGAGCAGATTCAAAAATTACATGCAGCGTTCAGCATGAGCAAACACAGGGTCATAAGGACATTTGGTGTCCATGCGACTGCAGATACCCTTTGAAAATGGTCTAGGGAAGCTGATCAACCTCGCCCGGCTTCTGCCAGGGGACTTCGCCGTAGTATTGAATTTGACGTCTGAGGGCAGTCGACAATTCGTTGAAGATTTTGGGAGCCTTTTTCGACATCTCTTTTTGCTCCAGCGGATCGTTTTTCAGATTGTAGAGTTCGAGAGGCTGGAAGGGACTGTTCTGCAGCAATTTCCAATCCCCACGAATGACGGCTTCGATTGTTTTTCCGCCATAACGATTCCCCCCTTCTCTACGTGTGAAAAAGAGATGCTGGCGTAAATTGTCCTGGGGTTTCCCAAGTAATGTCGGCAGGAAGGATTTACTGTCGAGTTTGTCTTTGCTCTCGTATTCGATTCCAGCCGCTTCAAGGAGTGTCGGGAAAATGTCCATGCTCATCACGCGCAGTTTTGAGCGTGATCCCGCTTGAATCTTTCCTGGCCAGACTGCTCCGCCGGGAACTTTCAGACCACCTTCGTAAACACTCTGTTTGCCATCGCGGAGAGGGCCGTTGTTTGCACCAACCTCTATCTGCCCACCATTGTCGGATGTGAAAACAACGAGCGTATTTTCTTTTTGCCCAGTTTGTTCGAGACAATTGAGAACCTTGCCGATGCCATCATCGAGATGTTCGATCAATGCCACCAGTTTGGCACGTTTATCAGAAATGCCGGGTTCGCGCTCTTTTACTTTTTGGAACCATTCTTCTGGTGGTTGAATCGGTGTGTGAGGAGCATTGTAAGCCAGATAAAGGAAGAACGGCTGTTCTTTATTTTGTGCCCGTTGTTGAAGATACTCACAACTCCATTGAGTAAACAAATCGGTGGCGTGTCCTTTGGGATCGATCGTTTCATTATCCAGCCGCATATAGTTGATATCGTGGCGGCGGTGATCGTAATAGTCATCCATCATGTCGCCGAGATAGCCGTGGAAATGATCGAACCCGCGATCATTCGGACGATTCGGCTGCTCCAGTCCCAGATGCCATTTCCCTACAATAGCCGTGTGATAGCCAGAATCTTTAAGGACGGATGCAATTGTTGTGCAATCTGGAGCCAGATAACCCCAGCTGTTTTCGCTATGAGTCCGAATCACCCCCGGCACGCCCACACGATCCTGATACATCCCCGTCAGCAAAGCGGCTCGGGTTGGCGAACAGACCGGACAGTTCGCATAAAAATTATCAAACCGCATCCCTTCGGTCAGGAACTGATCGACGTGCGGTGATTTTAAATCAGTTGCTCCGTATGCCGATAAATCTCCATAACCAAGATCATCAACCAGAATGACAATCAGATTCGGTGATTGAGCGGCCAGTGTCATATTCTGTGACCAACTCAAGATTAGCAGGCAGATCGTAAGAGATTTGATGTAGCGCAT from Rubinisphaera italica includes the following:
- the fhcD gene encoding formylmethanofuran--tetrahydromethanopterin N-formyltransferase — translated: MTDRISWHGTFVTNTFAEAFSVTGTRVIITAATENWTRIVASEVTGYGTSVIACDAEAGVDRYLTPEQTPDGRPGVAVMFFAFNLESLAKAVVKRIGQCVLTCPTTAVYDGVDEPMDAEKRIDLGKQLRYFGDGFQASKVIGERRYWRIPVMDGEFLCEEQIGSFRGVAGGNLLIGGENQLSALQAAEQAVQAMRNCPQVIMPFPGGIVRSGSKVGSRYQALRASTNDAYCPTLKPRTKTDLLPETSAVYEIVIDGRSAEHVGEAMRAGLATLADLSGVTEVSAGNYGGKLGKHHFHLREILDKFS
- a CDS encoding sulfur carrier protein ThiS, which translates into the protein MKWLMALSITFFLNSSAWAVEPPLVEKYLLSGDLSNGELVLEAALVDAPDNDQVRFGLGVIRLVRGVERLGQSLTFYGVKTTRVPVLRLPVPRNPNPAVITYTAFRRMLDDFYNDLESVEETLSAITDDNVQLPLHLNKIHLDLDGNGKANEEFGVILKSVVRQDFEFLKENPDFEVHFDRGDVAWLRAYCHLVMSMLDMMLVMDTEESFNITAHDWFEKPEHRYEGTRQEQWKKLREVNNAIYVKEPLRFNRFRLHLIAVTELNHETWKHIRLEEDDQLEWLPNPSQKGVLGLPVREEMIDAWLAMMDEFKRLLEGQKTFPRIFDMQKNGKGLNFKIMLTDPPEKIDYDSSPDEWPDKYFTDDPDVDLQLLFRVFGMFSNPAAVGYSIWFN
- a CDS encoding response regulator transcription factor, encoding MNSTSNARQNEGISSPQTVFIIDDNTDVRESLSFLLRSVQLNVETFSSGPEFLNSIDPRTDCCAIIDILMPTMSGTELLRELKKKKIFFPVIMLTAHADVPVAVESMRLGAYHFLQKNCLEQELIDCVQNALRFSRSVHHDCRNEIEMHKLLESLSNREKQVMDLVVEGQTSRQVAENLGIAVKTVDAHRANMMKKLNVNNVAELIHKVIMYRPDEDSSES
- a CDS encoding PQQ-binding-like beta-propeller repeat protein; translation: MLRGFFTLTFALLFLGVSFVEAKTFTGRVTKISGNNTRISILSTIDKSEQTFDISDRNFKVTVNRRPGSVTDIIVGDLVTVFTSSTGQAQRLYKIDAATLSTDTSAGSSSSKTEMTNNSTEKTAESQWTQFLGPDRKNRSPETGLLKSWPQNGPKLLWTARNLGEGYSAVSLGNGKIFTMGTRAGQEAIISLDANTGQELWSVRQGEIFQDGQGNGPRSTPTFDNGTLYTLGASGDLSCISERGNLMWTVNILDRFSASNIVWGISESPLIDGDKVIVTPGGDRATMVALNKRSGDVFWQAAIPGNPKTGYASAIKATINGKPQYINFCHNGLFGVDAQTGRALWGDDNASNGTANCSSPIDLGNKVFYASGYGTGGALLDLGDNSPRPRLVYKTEKMKNHHGGMVEVDGFIYGANDNILTCLNAQTGAITWQDRLSGNGKGAITFADGNLYFRSENGPMYLIECNSQEFKQISQFDQPERSSKMAWARPVVVDGKLFLRDQDLLLCYDLTK
- a CDS encoding sulfatase-like hydrolase/transferase, which translates into the protein MRYIKSLTICLLILSWSQNMTLAAQSPNLIVILVDDLGYGDLSAYGATDLKSPHVDQFLTEGMRFDNFYANCPVCSPTRAALLTGMYQDRVGVPGVIRTHSENSWGYLAPDCTTIASVLKDSGYHTAIVGKWHLGLEQPNRPNDRGFDHFHGYLGDMMDDYYDHRRHDINYMRLDNETIDPKGHATDLFTQWSCEYLQQRAQNKEQPFFLYLAYNAPHTPIQPPEEWFQKVKEREPGISDKRAKLVALIEHLDDGIGKVLNCLEQTGQKENTLVVFTSDNGGQIEVGANNGPLRDGKQSVYEGGLKVPGGAVWPGKIQAGSRSKLRVMSMDIFPTLLEAAGIEYESKDKLDSKSFLPTLLGKPQDNLRQHLFFTRREGGNRYGGKTIEAVIRGDWKLLQNSPFQPLELYNLKNDPLEQKEMSKKAPKIFNELSTALRRQIQYYGEVPWQKPGEVDQLP
- a CDS encoding RidA family protein, whose translation is MNELIKKKFSDLGLTLPPAPEAVGSYTPVLKTGSLVVTSGQLPTIGKELAFRGKVGHDLTRDDGRSAAEVACLNALAQINKVIGGLENVKQIVRLEGFVQSTDDFTDQPYVMNGASDLLLKLFGDAGLHTRFAIGCNALPLNAAVELALWVEV
- the rnr gene encoding ribonuclease R, with translation MASLKQQVIDYLSRANYQPSTLKSVAKKLALKKKDRHKLDQTIQELIDGGKVQQGETGLLHVVDRTHQLIGIFRKVTSGNGYVILHEPKPSDITEDIFIEQRDTGDAQTGDEVAVALNNRRKSGNQRCGRIAEVIKRARNRFVGVYFEEEGQGYVFIDGKNYEEAIWVGDPGAKGVRPDDKVVIEMVRFPNHYDVGEAVLVEVLGDRNQPGVDTLTVIHEYGLPTEFSEEALEQATQQTEQFDEKNLEGRLDLTLDPVVTIDPISARDFDDAISLVKTDNGHFHLGVHIADVSHFVTPNSPLDREAYKRATSVYLPTKVIPMLPEVLSNGLASLQQDRVRFVKSAFIEFNAEGIPVDTRFANSVIKVKKRFAYEDVSAFLKNPEKYRGQYGETITDLLLNMQDLARKLRKRRFDSGALELSMPEIKLSFDADGKVTGAFEADHDESHQIIEEFMLAANIAVATSLNDRGVSFLRRTHGDPSAEKMKAFSEFVESLGLSLTRSQSRHDIQELLDATAGTPLQKAVHFAFLRSLQQAEYSPEEVGHYALAAEQYCHFTSPIRRYPDLTIHRIVDRLLIRGEKYKGENPEFLNKVGIHCSDMSRRAERAERELTKLKLLEYIEQFVGQEFDAVVTGVERFGIFCQCLEVPAEGMVHISSLSDVDQFYFDRDLKCLIGKRTDIRIRLGMTVRVKITHVDVDRRELDMMLIKVIEEKSPRKRSSAKKRPNKKTVPKKKPNPKKRRR